The sequence GGTGCCGGATTTCCAAAACCCGTCGGGCATAACCATGAACCTGGAGCGCCGAAAAAAGCTGTTGGAGCTGGCCTATCAATACGAGATTCCGATAGTGGAAGACAGCCCCTACCGCGACCTGCGTTTCACCGGGGAGCCGGCGCCGCCCATCTACAGCTTAGACGCCCAGAACCAGGTGATAGTGCTGGGGACTTTCTCCAAAATATTCTGTCCCGGCCTGCGCCTGGCCTGGATCACCGCCCCGGCCGAATGGATGGACCGGATGATAGTGGTCAAACAGAGCATGGACCTGTGCAGCCCCTCGTTCAACCAGCTGGTCACCGCCGAATACATGAGGCAGGGCCTGCTGCAGCCCCAGATAGAGCGGATCAAGGTCCTTTACGGCCAGAAGTGCCAGGTGATGCTCAAGGCCCTGAAGAAGCACATGCCCAAAGGGGTTAAATGGACCAAGCCCGAAGGCGGGCTGTTCCTGTGGCTCAAACTCCCCAAGAACATGAGCGCCAACGAACTTTTTCCCAAGGCCATCGAAGAGAAGGTAGCCTACGTAGTGGGCACCGCCTTCCATTGCGACGGCAAGGGCCAGAACGCCATGCGGATAAATTTTTCCTATCCCACCGAGACCCAGATCGAGGAAGGGGTTCAGAGGCTGGCCAATACGATAAAGAAGAATATGTGATTCTAAGAAGACAGAATATTGAAGTTTGAATATTGAAGGGTGGTTCCGTATTCCGTCTTCAAAATTCAATATTCATCCGAAGCGTTTAAGAGGAGAAAGTATATGCTAGAGAAACGCGAACAATGGGGATCCAAACTGGGGGTCATTCTGGCCGTGGCCGGAAGCGCGGTGGGACTGGGAAACTTTTTGCGGTTCCCGGCCAAGGCGGTGCTCAACGGCGGCGGGGCCTTTATGATCCCCTACTTTGTGGCCTTTTTGCTTTTGGGCATCCCCCTGATGTGGGTGGAGTGGACCCTGGGCCGGATGGGCGGGGAGCGCGGCCACGGCACCGCCCCCGGAATCTTCGACAAGTTGGACGGGACGGGGCGCTGGGCCAAATATCTTGGCACCATAGGGGTGCTGGGCCCGTTCCTCATCCTGATCTACTATATGTACATAGAATCATGGACCCTGGCCTATGCCTGGTACTCGTTCACCGGGCATCTGCCTTTCGGTGGAGGCCAGGCCGATATGAAGGCCTTTTTGTCGGGCTTTCAGGGCCTGGCGCAAAACCAGTATTTTTCCGGTCTGGCCCCGGCCTTGACTTTTTTTGCCATCACCTTTCTGTTGAACTTCTACTTCATCTATCAGGGAGTTCAGGGCGGAATCGAAAAACTCTCCAAGTACGGGATGCCAGTGCTGATAGGGATAGGGATCCTGCTGACCATTCGGGTGCTGTCTCTGGGGACTCCCGACCCAGCCTTACCGGAGCTTTCGGTGAAGAATG comes from candidate division TA06 bacterium and encodes:
- a CDS encoding PLP-dependent aminotransferase family protein, with product MIKDISAFYSKNALNMKRSEIRELLKFTRQPGIISFAGGLPAADTFPVKEIEDISCQILREKGAYALQYGTTEGEAPLREEVAKWMSREKPGIKPENIFITSGSQQGLDIISKVFLNPGDTVIVELPSYVGGLQAFAAYRAKMAGVPQDDQGMRMDKLEKILARMAKKNKKPKFIYVVPDFQNPSGITMNLERRKKLLELAYQYEIPIVEDSPYRDLRFTGEPAPPIYSLDAQNQVIVLGTFSKIFCPGLRLAWITAPAEWMDRMIVVKQSMDLCSPSFNQLVTAEYMRQGLLQPQIERIKVLYGQKCQVMLKALKKHMPKGVKWTKPEGGLFLWLKLPKNMSANELFPKAIEEKVAYVVGTAFHCDGKGQNAMRINFSYPTETQIEEGVQRLANTIKKNM